In a genomic window of Ranitomeya imitator isolate aRanImi1 chromosome 5, aRanImi1.pri, whole genome shotgun sequence:
- the LOC138680943 gene encoding eggshell protein 1-like: MMMMVMMMVMMVVLMMVVDGHDDGGDGGDDAGDDAGGCDCGDDGHDDDDDGYDGGDDGGSNYGGHGDDNDDGHDGDDGYDGGDDLGGGDYGGHGDDNSDDDDGHDDDDDGYDDGGDDHGGNDGGGDYGGDGDDNSDDDDGYDGGDDGGSNYGGHGDDNDDGHDGDDGYDGGDDLGGGDYGGHGDDNSDDDDGHDDDDGYDDGGDDHGGNDGGGDYGGHGDDDNSDDDDGHDDDDDGYDDGGDDHGGDDGGGDYGGHGDDNDDNDGYDGDDCDGDDGHDDGYDGGDDHGGDDGGGDYGGHGDCDGGDGDDDNSDDDDDDGDDANDPF; this comes from the coding sequence atgatgatgatggttatGATGATGGTTATGATGGTGGTGCTGATGATGGTGGTTGATGgtcatgatgatggtggtgatggtggcgATGATGCTGGTGATGATGCTGGTGGTTGTGATTGTGGTGATGATggtcatgatgatgatgatgatggttatgatggtggtgatgatggtggtagtaattATGGTGGTCATGGCGATGATAATGATGATGGTCATGATGGTGATGATGgttatgatggtggtgatgatcttGGTGGTGGTGATTATGGTGGTCATGGTGATGATAATAGCGATGATGATGATggtcatgatgatgatgatgatggttatgatgatggtggtgatgatcatggtggtaatgatggtggtggtgattatggtggtgatggtgatgataatagtgatgatgatgatggttatgatggtggtgatgatggtggtagtaattATGGTGGTCATGGCGATGATAATGATGATGGTCATGATGGTGATGATGgttatgatggtggtgatgatcttGGTGGTGGTGATTATGGTGGTCATGGTGATGATAATAGCGATGATGATGATggtcatgatgatgatgatggttatgatgatggtggtgatgatcatggtggtaatgatggtggtggtgattaTGGTGGTCATGGTGATGATgataatagtgatgatgatgatggtcatgatgatgatgatgatggttatgatgatggtggtgatgatcatggtggtgatgatggtggtggtgattaTGGTGGTCATGGTGATGATAATGATGATAATGATGGTTATGATGGTGATGATTGTGATGGTGATGATGGTCATGATGATGgttatgatggtggtgatgatcatggtggtgatgatggtggtggtgattaTGGTGGTCATGGTGATTGtgatggtggtgatggtgatgatgataatagtgatgatgatgatgatgatggtgatgatgctaACGACCCTTTTTGA